Proteins encoded together in one Papaver somniferum cultivar HN1 unplaced genomic scaffold, ASM357369v1 unplaced-scaffold_117, whole genome shotgun sequence window:
- the LOC113329796 gene encoding uncharacterized protein LOC113329796, translating into MEESLSLFMQATQKSITNLEQTTSRSITSLERQIGQLASQVNERDKGQFPSQTMPNHKGSFEVSTSGAKSSDQLQSVSSLRSGWIIDNHVGNPKENEHARSTPIVTQVTPSTQKETNESGNTYVPRAPFPQRKRHPKYKDPGCPTIACTIVEHKIEHVLLDLGASVNLFPYYVYEQLRLGDLKPTNVTLQLADRSTKIPRGVVEDILVSVDIFVYPVDFIILDTQPVNHLEDPLESCLTHFRQDTTDDSVIYEVNALLDSTPLLDTSKWKPRIEPPVLFESRLVPSVEKALTLTLNPLSDTLKYVYLGFENTLPIIISYNLTLEQESRLVDVLREHKTAIGWSIADLKERFIEVFMDNFSVFGSSFDEYLHHLTLVLMRCKEKNLVWNWENSNFMVQSGIVLGHIVSFMGIEVDRDKVDLISKLRPLRKVTEVRSFLGHAGFYRRFIKDFSKISRPLCNLLGKDVAFVCDETFVVAFEKLKLLLTFAPIIQPPNWNLPFEIMCDAFNFAVGAALGQRKDKAHHVIYYASKTLNDAQLNYTTTEKELLSIVFAVEKFRPYLLGSKIIIFSDHAALKYLISKKDAKPKLITWILFLQGFNFDIQENKGSKNVVADHLSRIVSQSSNDALPFHESFLDEQLFVVSQLP; encoded by the exons ATGGAAGAAAGTCTAAGTTTGTTTATGCAGGCTACTCAAAAGTCTATAACAAATCTAGAACAGACTACTTCAAGGTCCATAACAAGTTTAGAACGACAAATAGGTCAGCTTGCTAGTCAAGTGAATGAAAGAGATAAGGGACAGTTCCCAAGTCAAACAATGCCTAACCATAAGGGTTCTTTTGAGGTCAGCACATCTGGTGCTAAATCCTCCGATCAACTCCAGTCCGTTTCTTCCTTAAGAAGCGGATGGATCATTGATAACCATGTTGGTAATCCTAAGGAAAATGAGCATGCTAGGAGCACGCCCATTGTGACGCAGGTTACACCTtcgacacaaaaagaaaccaatGAATCTGGAAATACTTATGTTCCTCGTGCTCCATTTCCTCAACG AAAACGCCACCCTAAATACAAGGATCCTGGTTGTCCTACTATTGCTTGCACTATAGTAGAACACAAGATTGAACATGTTTTGTTAGATTTAGGCGCTAGTGTGAATCTTTTTCCATATTATGTGTATGAACAATTAAGACTTGGTGACTTGAAACCCACTAATGTTACACTCCAATTGGCTGATAGGTCCACTAAAATTCCTAGAGGAGTGGTAGAGGACATTCTTGTGTCGGTTGATATCTTtgtttatcctgtggatttcatAATTCTAGATACACAACCTGTG AATCAtctagaagatccattagaatcATGTTTAACTCATTTTAGGCAGGATACAactgatgatagtgttatttatgAAGTCAACGCTTTGTTAGACTCCACCCCACTGCTGGACACTAGTAAATGGAAGCCTAGAATTGAACCTCCTGTTCTTTTCGAGTCTCGACTAGTCCCATCAGTTGAGAAAGCTCTGACTTTGACCCTTAATCCATTGTCCGACACTCTAAAATATGTTTACTTAGGCTTTGAAAACACTTTACCTATTATTATTTCCTATAATCTCACATTAGAACAGGAAAGTAGGTTGGTAGATGTCCTTAGAGAACATAAGACGGCTATAGGTTGGTCCATTGCAGATTTGAAAG aaaggtttattgaagttttcatggATAATTTTTCTGTGTTTGGTTCTTCTTTCGATGAATATCTCCATCATCTCACTCTTGTCCTAATGagatgtaaggaaaagaatcttgtATGGAATTGGGAGAACAGTAACTTCATGGTTCagtcaggaattgttttaggtcACATTGTTTCTTTCATGGGTATAGAAGTAGACAGGGATAAGGTTGATTTAATTTCTAAGTTAAGACCTCTACGTAAAGTTACGGAAGTTAGATCATTCctaggtcatgcaggtttttaccgtcgttTTATTAAGGATTTCAGTAAGATCTCACGTCCTTTATGCAATCTTCTTGGTAAGGACGTTGCTTTTGTCTGTGATGAAACTTTTGTTGTAGCTTTTGAGAAGCTGAAGTTGTTGTTAACTTTTGCCCCTATTATACAACCTCCTaattggaatcttccatttgagattatgtgtgatgcttttAATTTTGCAGTTGGAGCTGCTTTAGGACAGCGCAAGGATAAAGCACATCATGTTATTTACTATGCTAGTAAGACATTGAATGATGCACAATTGAATTACACCACTACTGAAAAAGAACTCTTATCGATTGTGTTTGCTGTAGAAAAGTTTAGACCTTACCTTTTAGGGTCTAAAATCATTATATTCTCTGATCATGCTGCATTGAAGTACCttatttccaagaaggatgctaaacctAAGTTGATTACGTGGATATTATTTCTGCAGGGGTTTAACTTTGATATTCAGGAAAATAAAGGTTCCAAAAATGTAGTGGCAGATCACCTTTCTAGGATCGTTTCACAATCGTCTAATGATGCCTTACCTTTTCATGAATCGTTTCTCGACGAACAATTGTTTGTTGTTTCGCAATTACCTTAG
- the LOC113329797 gene encoding cell wall / vacuolar inhibitor of fructosidase 2-like, translating into MLPAVTLAVNEMNERAKMGEQSNERVDSICNQTPNPKFCIDAIYTDPQASDANTVGLAYIDFRLAITNATNTLSFITNLQYRYNAPPNGVTGLTPCSVGYKKAKNALEAALADLDSDTYELEQFAAVSAQSADRCQHSLNSTRMMKQISVRSRLIRRNTDLKLLTGICSVISSMLVR; encoded by the exons ATGTTGCCAGCAGTCACATTAGCTGTGAATGAAATGAATGAGCGGGCTAAAATGG GAGAACAATCGAACGAGCGAGTGGATTCAATCTGCAACCAAACCCCAAACCCCAAGTTCTGCATCGATGCCATATACACCGATCCTCAAGCTTCAGACGCTAATACAGTTGGGCTAGCTTATATCGATTTTCGTTTAGCAATCACCAACGCTACGAACACACTCTCCTTCATTACTAATCTTCAATATCGATATAATGCGCCGCCTAACGGTGTAACGGGTCTGACACCATGTAGCGTTGGTTACAAAAAGGCAAAGAATGCACTTGAAGCAGCCCTCGCCGACTTGGATTCTGATACTTATGAGCTTGAACAGTTCGCGGCTGTTTCTGCTCAGTCTGCAGACCGTTGCCAGCATAGCTTGAATTCAACTAGGATGATGAAACAGATTTCAGTACGTTCACGATTGATTAGGAGGAATACAGATTTGAAACTACTGACTGGAATTTGTTCTGTCATTTCATCAATGCTCGTTCGATAA
- the LOC113329798 gene encoding uncharacterized protein LOC113329798, producing MDTHLKLLLTDGMDLADPSSFHRLIGCLLYLTVTRPDITYAVNYLSQFMQHPGNAHLDAAHRVLHYLKGTIRHVIFLSSASYLSLHGYTDFDWAGCPLTRRSTTGYFVTIGDSPISWKSKKQPTVARSSTEAEYRALVNLTAELQWL from the coding sequence ATGGATACTCATCTCAAGCTACTTCTTACTGATGGCATGGACTTAGCTGATCCGAGTTCTTTTCATCGCCTAATTGGCTGCTTACTGTATCTTACTGTCACACGTCCAGATATCACATATGCAGTAAATTATTTAAGTCAGTTTATGCAACATCCTGGTAATGCTCATCTCGATGCTGCTCATCGTGTCTTACATTATCTCAAGGGAACAATCAGACATGTCATTTTCTTGTCCTCAGCCAGTTATCTTTCTCTACATGGTTATACCGATTTTGATTGGGCAGGTTGCCCTTTGACTCGGCGTTCTACTACAGGCTACTTTGTTACAATTGGTGATAGTCCTATTTCTTGGAAATCGAAGAAACAACCAACTGTAGCTCGCTCTTccactgaagctgaatatcgtgccTTAGTCAACCTCACTGCGGAACTTCAATGGCTATGA
- the LOC113329466 gene encoding immune-associated nucleotide-binding protein 9-like isoform X2, giving the protein MEGADYLTEKSIVPVAQTLVLFGRVGNGKSAVGNSIFGKKEFVSRISACGVTTQCRMEKTTLDDGQVVNVIDTPGLFDLSRGSDTPEYLADEMVKCIILAKDGIHGFILVCSIKTRFTVEEETVIQSLGKIFGEKIFDYMVVVFTGGDELSGMNFPEFLSTCPSSLKKVLQICKKRVVLFDNRTKDETQRKDQVQQLMSHIKTIITENGQPYITDVVRMMNSVTLGKQEAEHGSKRKQVPTDGADTRLEHGAKPDQGPTDVGSSNNPKKLWGKSHSVQSFLRELKRFSRPANGKEIKEKNLNGKMQN; this is encoded by the exons ATGGAAGGTGCCGATTACCTAACAGAAAAATCGATAGTGCCAGTTGCACAAACCTTAGTTCTGTTTGGAAGAGTTGGGAATGGAAAAAGTGCTGTTGGCAATAGCATCTTTGGAAAGAAGGAATTTGTTTCTAGGATTTCGGCTTGTGGTGTTACCACTCAATGCCGAATGGAGAAAACTACGCTGGATGATGGTCAAGTTGTCAACGTCATTGACACACCAG GGCTATTTGATTTGTCAAGAGGATCTGATACACCTGAATACTTAGCAGATGAGATGGTGAAATGCATAATTCTTGCGAAGGATGGGATCCATGGGTTCATTCTGGTTTGTTCTATTAAAACTCGGTTTACGGTTGAAGAAGAAACGGTTATTCAAAGTTTAGGGAAGATTTTCGGAGAAAAGATCTTTGATTACATGGTTGTTGTTTTTACCGGTGGTGATGAACTTTCAGGAATGAACTTTCCGGAATTCTTATCTACATGTCCCTCTTCATTAAAG AAAGTACTCCAGATCTGCAAGAAAAGAGTTGTTCTATTTGATAATAGGACTAAAGATGAGACCCAGCGTAAAGATCAGGTTCAACAATTGATGTCGCATATCAAAACCATCATAACCGAAAACGGACAGCCATACATCACGGATGTCGTTCGAATGATGAAT TCGGTAACACTTGGGAAGCAAGAGGCCGAGCATGGATCCAAACGGAAACAAGTCCCAACTGATGGGGCGGATACACGTCTCGAGCATGGAGCCAAACCGGATCAAGGCCCAACTGATGTGGGGAGCTCCAACAACCCGAAGAAGCTGTGGGGGAAGTCACACTCCGTGCAAAGTTTTTTAAGAGAACTTAAAAG GTTCAGTAGACCAGCCAATGGGAAAGAgatcaaagagaaaaatttaaacggaaaaatgcaaaattaa
- the LOC113329466 gene encoding immune-associated nucleotide-binding protein 9-like isoform X1, whose translation MEGADYLTEKSIVPVAQTLVLFGRVGNGKSAVGNSIFGKKEFVSRISACGVTTQCRMEKTTLDDGQVVNVIDTPGLFDLSRGSDTPEYLADEMVKCIILAKDGIHGFILVCSIKTRFTVEEETVIQSLGKIFGEKIFDYMVVVFTGGDELSGMNFPEFLSTCPSSLKKVLQICKKRVVLFDNRTKDETQRKDQVQQLMSHIKTIITENGQPYITDVVRMMNKSVTLGKQEAEHGSKRKQVPTDGADTRLEHGAKPDQGPTDVGSSNNPKKLWGKSHSVQSFLRELKRFSRPANGKEIKEKNLNGKMQN comes from the exons ATGGAAGGTGCCGATTACCTAACAGAAAAATCGATAGTGCCAGTTGCACAAACCTTAGTTCTGTTTGGAAGAGTTGGGAATGGAAAAAGTGCTGTTGGCAATAGCATCTTTGGAAAGAAGGAATTTGTTTCTAGGATTTCGGCTTGTGGTGTTACCACTCAATGCCGAATGGAGAAAACTACGCTGGATGATGGTCAAGTTGTCAACGTCATTGACACACCAG GGCTATTTGATTTGTCAAGAGGATCTGATACACCTGAATACTTAGCAGATGAGATGGTGAAATGCATAATTCTTGCGAAGGATGGGATCCATGGGTTCATTCTGGTTTGTTCTATTAAAACTCGGTTTACGGTTGAAGAAGAAACGGTTATTCAAAGTTTAGGGAAGATTTTCGGAGAAAAGATCTTTGATTACATGGTTGTTGTTTTTACCGGTGGTGATGAACTTTCAGGAATGAACTTTCCGGAATTCTTATCTACATGTCCCTCTTCATTAAAG AAAGTACTCCAGATCTGCAAGAAAAGAGTTGTTCTATTTGATAATAGGACTAAAGATGAGACCCAGCGTAAAGATCAGGTTCAACAATTGATGTCGCATATCAAAACCATCATAACCGAAAACGGACAGCCATACATCACGGATGTCGTTCGAATGATGAAT AAGTCGGTAACACTTGGGAAGCAAGAGGCCGAGCATGGATCCAAACGGAAACAAGTCCCAACTGATGGGGCGGATACACGTCTCGAGCATGGAGCCAAACCGGATCAAGGCCCAACTGATGTGGGGAGCTCCAACAACCCGAAGAAGCTGTGGGGGAAGTCACACTCCGTGCAAAGTTTTTTAAGAGAACTTAAAAG GTTCAGTAGACCAGCCAATGGGAAAGAgatcaaagagaaaaatttaaacggaaaaatgcaaaattaa